The Salvelinus sp. IW2-2015 unplaced genomic scaffold, ASM291031v2 Un_scaffold2146, whole genome shotgun sequence genome includes a region encoding these proteins:
- the egr1 gene encoding early growth response protein 1 → MAATKTEMLLPALQISDPLSFPHSPMDNYPKLEEMMMLSTAGTPFLSASAPEGAGFGSGEQGEQYDHLAGDTLPDISMNCEKSMGEQSYSSQRLPPISYTGRFTLEPATNCSNSLWAEPLFSLVSGLVGINTPSTSAPPSSVSQTGTSSSSPSSISSVTISSQSSSLSCSVHHSENNPIYSAAPTYSSASPDIFSDQGQGFPSPAGGSLQYNPPAYPNGKMCGTSFPVPMIPDYLFPQQQGEISLLPDQKPFQNGSSQPSLTPLSTIKAFATQTGSQDLKSVYQSQLIKPSRMRKYPNRPSKTPPHERPYACPVETCDRRFSRSDELTRHIRIHTGQKPFQCRICMRNFSRSDHLTTHIRTHTGEKPFACEICGRKFARSDERKRHTKIHLRQKDKKAEKGGMAGAVAVAAASVSAPSPVSSYPSPITSYPSPVSSYPSPVTSCYSSPIHTSYPSPSIATTYPSVSMSMSSTFQSSMASSFPSSIYSSPVPTPLSDMQSTLSPRTIEIC, encoded by the exons ATGGCTGCAACCAAGACAGAGATGCTCCTTCCAGCCCTGCAGATCTCAGACCCCCTCAGCTTCCCCCACTCTCCCATGGATAACTACCCCAAGCTGGAGGAGATGATGATGCTGAGCACCGCTGGGACTCCCTTCCTCTCTGCATCAGCGCCCGAGGGAGCAGGCTTCGGATCGGGGGAGCAAGGAGAGCAATATGACCACCTTGCTGGAG atacGTTACCTGATATCTCCATGAACTGTGAGAAGTCGATGGGAGAGCAGAGCTACTCCAGCCAGCGGCTGCCTCCTATCTCTTACACTGGCCGCTTCACCCTGGAGCCTGCCACCAACTGCAGCAACAGCCTGTGGGCCGAGCCCCTTTTCAGCCTGGTCAGCGGGCTGGTGGGGATCAACACCCCCTCCACCTCCGCCCCGCCCTCTTCCGTCTCTCAGACTGGCACCTCTTCCTCGTCCCCGTCCTCTATCTCCTCCGTCACCATTTCCTCTCAGAGCTCCAGTCTGAGCTGCTCTGTCCACCACAGTGAGAATAACCCCATCTATTCAGCTGCTCCTACCTACTCCAGCGCCAGCCCTGACATCTTCTCCGACCAGGGCCAGGGCTTCCCCAGCCCAGCCGGAGGGTCGCTCCAGTACAACCCTCCAGCCTACCCCAATGGGAAGATGTGTGGCACCAGCTTCCCTGTGCCCATGATCCCTGACTACCTKTTCCCCCAGCAGCAGGGGGAGATTAGCCTGCTACCTGACCAGAAGCCCTTCCAGAACGGGTCAAGCCagccctccctcacccccctGTCCACCATTAAAGCCTTCGCCACCCAGACGGGCTCCCAAGACCTGAAGAGTGTCTACCAGTCCCAGCTGATCAAGCCCAGCCGCATGCGCAAGTACCCCAATCGTCCCAGCAAGACGCCGCCCCACGAGAGGCCGTATGCCTGCCCCGTGGAGACGTGTGACCGCCGTTTCTCCCGCTCAGACGAGTTGACACGCCACATCCGCATCCACACAGGCCAGAAGCCCTTCCAGTGCCGTATCTGCATGCGCAACTTCAGCCGCAGTGACCACCTGACCacgcacatacgcacgcacaccgGTGAGAAGCCCTTCGCCTGCGAGATCTGTGGACGCAAGTTTGCCCGCAGCGACGAGAGGAAGAGGCACACCAAGATCCACCTGAGGCAGAAGGACAAGAAGGCGGAGAAAGGTGGGATGGCTGGGGCGGTGGCTGTAGCAGCAGCTTCAGTATCAGCCCCCTCCCCTGTCTCTAGCTACCCTTCTCCCATCACCTCCTACCCCTCCCCGGTCTCCTCCTACCCCTCCCCAGTCACATCCTGCTACTCCTCTCCCATCCACACCTcgtacccctctccctccatcgccACCACTTACCCCTCTGTCTCCATGTCCATGTCCAGTACCTTTCAGTCCTCCATggcctcctctttcccctcctccatCTACTCCTCTCCGGTTCCCACCCCGCTGTCAGACATGCAGTCCACACTCTCCCCAAGGACAATCGAGATCTGCTAA